The following are encoded together in the Penaeus chinensis breed Huanghai No. 1 chromosome 20, ASM1920278v2, whole genome shotgun sequence genome:
- the LOC125036071 gene encoding leucine-rich repeat protein 1-like has protein sequence MRINCEVQVCNRKLPSLNMNNKKNTARSSLGIGRLPGSKADVSNLFIHLCTSQNKQGNKYKVGGNIEAVFTKFASEGKFTIRFKEPAHDLCVKADPVLAKTFLQTLKLGIQNKDIDKLHLSTLAPVKQSQVEKPKTKLVITCKKDYPITTAFPYTLETLRINDVDLTRVENRIMKLKRLQILDLSHNIIQVLPVTMNEMHSLAELHLAHNKIKGISHQVFTGKVSKTLRLLDLSNNHMEYLPHTLGHLVSLVTLRLDNNFLKKLPISLGKLTSLKFFSASNNKLVELPASVFHLKMENIDVFGNPFTSQLGIVTNNMPKGVPNLREIASAYCVKRGLRPTAADIPATLVEYLQSWLKCLCGRICYESHILTCISLNLKLVSPALTIGNAFETSTPALATLCSQKCFDKFTKR, from the exons ATGAGAATTAACTGTGAAGTACAAGTATGTAATCGCAAGCTTCCATCTCTCAAtatgaacaacaagaaaaatacagCACGTTCCTCTTTGGGAATTGGACGCTTGCCAGGTTCAAAGGCGGATGTTTCTAATCTCTTCATCCATTTGTGTACATCACAAAATAAGCAAGGAAATAAATATAAG GTTGGTGGAAACATCGAGGCTGTCTTCACAAAGTTTGCCTCCGAGGGGAAATTCACAATTCGTTTCAAAGAGCCAGCCCATGACCTGTGCGTGAAAGCTGATCCTGTTCTGGCTAAGACCTTTCTTCAGACAT tgaaacTAGGAATTCAAAACAAAGATATTGATAAGCTTCACCTGTCTACTCTTGCACCTGTCAAGCAAAGCCAAGTTGAAAAGCCTAAGACAAAGTTGGTTATCACTTGTAAAAAAGATTACCCCATCACCACAGCCTTCCCATACACTTTGGAGACACTTAGG attaatgATGTTGACTTGACTAGAGTAGAAAATCGCATCATGAAGCTAAAGCGACTGCAGATCTTAGACTTGAGCCATAACATAATTCAAGTTCTTCCTGTAACAATGAATGAGATGCATAGTCTTGCAGAGTTGCATCTTGCTCATAACAAGATTAAAGGCATCAGTCACCAGGTGTTTACAGGAAAGGTTTCTAAAACATTACGCTTGCTTGACCTTTCTAACAATCAT ATGGAATATCTGCCACACACACTTGGACATCTTGTCAGTCTGGTTACATTGAGACTAGACAACAACTTCCTCAAGAAGTTACCCATCTCCTTAGGCAAGCTTACAAGCCTGAA ATTTTTTTCTGCCAGCAACAACAAACTTGTTGAATTACCGGCTTCAGTGTTTCACTTGAAAATGGAAAACATTGATGTTTTTGGCAACCCATTTACAAGTCAGCTGGGCATAGTGACAAACAACATGCCTAAAGGGGTACCAAATCTGCGTGAAATTGCATCAGCATACTGTGTTAAAAGAGG GTTACGTCCAACAGCTGCTGACATACCAGCCACTTTGGTTGAATATCTTCAGAGTTGGTTGAAGTGCCTGTGTGGTAGAATATGTTATGAATCTCACATTCTCACGTGCATCTCCCTGAACCTGAAGTTGGTTTCCCCTGCATTAACCATTGGCAATGCATTTGAGACTTCCACACCTGCTTTGGCCACTTTGTGTTCGCAGAAATGTTTTGACAAGTTCACAAAGAGATAA